A segment of the Zingiber officinale cultivar Zhangliang chromosome 8B, Zo_v1.1, whole genome shotgun sequence genome:
GCAGTTGAAATACGGTGCGAGCTTGGGATTAAGCAGGTTCTCTTCGCAGCCTTCAACCACGAAACCTGAGGAAGCCAAACGCTCAGCACTGCCGTACAAGTTATTGAGGCATGCAATCTTGAATCGACTACCCAAATGCTTCTTCAAAGCACCCAACGGAAACGTGAGGAAACTTAAAATAACATCGACAAAGTCCTGGCCAGCTTCAGCATACATCACCCTGTTCCCCACAAGGGCCAACTTGATTCTGTAGATCTTATTCTCCTTGTCAGACGCCTTGATTGCGACTGTTTTTACCACAGGAAGAGGAACAGAAAGCCTGGGGGGGATATCTTCCTCATTGCGCAATAAAACATCAGTCAGTGGAGTGTCGGAAATGAGAGATCTTTTAAGAATTTGCAAAACCTGCAAGCATTGAATTTATAGGAATTGTTGTTGTTCCTTGATAATTCTCAGCTGAGAATGGAGTAAAACGTCATGAAACTAGAAGGCATCGGTTAGAGAATGAAAATTTACCTGTGCTTGTTCGATTGTTATCGATCTCTCTTCGAGGCCGTTCCAGACACCATAGGGACCGACAAAAGACGACTTGGCGTGCTCAAGAGATTCTACCAAAAGCGAATCTGTAACAAGAAATTTATTCCCTTTGATGAATACGCCACGACACTCTTCGTAATTAACATAATCTCGATTCAGATCGTAGCTAATTTTCCTGTCCATGTGATGACCACAACGACAATGTTCGAGGCTTGAATAATAGCTGAGCGCACGATATGAGCAAATTTTGGATGCGCATGTGAATAACTTTCCGATTTCATCGATATTAATCTTTAGTTTCTGGCATTTTACTCCAGATGAGTTCACCGGCTTCGTCAACATCAATCTGCACACTGCCGTTGCAAGGTATTTGCTATCAACGCCTTGGTAAAGCTTATCGAAGCAACCCAACGACGACTGTTTTTTCAGAAGACGGACAATGGTGCCGACAGGCAGCGTGAGAAAGCTGAAGAGAATATCTACGAAATCCAAGTCCGATTCGACAAAAGCAACGCAGTTCTTCATCTTGTTCACATAGACATTGAGGGTGATTTGCTGCTGATTAGTGGCCATGACTAATTAGCTCAGGCAGCGTCAGTGGCGTAGATTGAGCAGAGAGCTTGTCTGATTTTGTGCGAATATTGTGGCATATTTATAGTAACTTGCCATGGGGATTATTTAAAGAGTTAACTATAGAAATTTATGGGACTTTACAAAAATTTTTGGAGTTACTGCGCGTGCTTTAACTGCTAATTAGGACGGATAAGTCTGAGCGTCAAGAGTTGCATTGGAATTTTAAAAgactttgaaaattttggagttggttCCGCGTGCTATGTAGCTGTTTAGGGCAACTTCAATGgttaaatttttcaataatttttttttttgtaatttttaatatgtcacatcataagtataaaaaatttttaaaatatctccAATAATTAAATCTTTCAATgagtttttttataaattttaatatgtcACATCATGTCACATCACAAGCATAAACATCTACTATATCTCCACATTGAAAAAACTTCCATACAATTTTTTGTGTGTGTCCTATATTATAAATCATATattgttatttattaattttttatttaatatatctatatatttttcatttaatattttaattaatttatgattttgattttatttatttataatttttaattaataaatttatgattttagtttaattataatcatttctatatttttaacttatctcaaatatagttatttttaaaggaaaaaaaatcattttaattattattaactatttatgaaataaaatattataattaaatattacaccaaataatttatttttaattatttagaaataatcactttcaagagaaaaaaatagatttaaaaactcaaatatatttttaaattaaaaatcccAAACTTCACTTACACAatcataaaatctctttttaattagatttttcaattttACAAATCTTTCACAAAATTTGCATTGGAGATTCTCATCATCAGCCTAAGTTACTTAATTTGTGAGTTCTACATTACAAATCatacatctttatttttatttttttcatttaatatctctatataatttttacttaatattttatttaattctcatctttaaattaatttatttataatttttaattaataaattaataaacttatgattttaatttaatttattgtgtaatttttatttaatatttaattaacttatgaattttaatttaattatagtcatttgtattttttttaacttaccaaatatatttattttcaaaagaaaagtgtataatttaactattaaataaaatatttaatgattttaaaaaaatcaaacatgcaatattaatttttcaatgattaatGGCTCCATCTTCAAGAGAAAAAAAGTAGGTTTGAAATATCAAACCTGCTCTTAAAATAAAAACCTCAAAGCTTATGTCTCAACTTTTTTGTTGAGCTTTTTCAACTTTACAAACTTGTTAAAAAAGCtgcattggagatgctcttagGAATGTGTCACCACTTGTTAGAACATTAATTAAATGTATAGATTAGTTTAATGCTATAAACTTATTAttgaattatataaataaatacatattTAGAGGGCTGATCTactaatttaatgtttaattgagtggaggttgttttttttatataattcaaATGTCGAAAGTTACCCGACTAAATACATATCATTTCATTCTTATTATTTCTTTATAGGATCCCACGGAGAATTACTGCTTGTCAGAGTAGTTGTATTCATTCTGAGTATCAAATATACTCACTTGATTATCAACCCATCAGTACACCCTTCTCAGTTCCTTTCGGAAGGGACTGCCCCTAAATTCTGTTGCCCAATATGTGATACAGTCTGATGCAACCTAAAAAAGCAATGACTCAAACGAATAATCATGGCAATCTCAAATAGATCAGTATGAGAACACACCAAAGAAGCAGCCAGTTTTATTCTTTAGTGTTTGGCGTTTATTACAGAAATATCGTTCGTACAACAACCACGCACCACCCAGAAGCAAGAAGCAAGGCCACAAAGAAACTCACTTTTAGTGTAGAGTAAATACAAACGAAAAAGGCATTGAAATCTTGCCTTGCGGATCCCTTAAAGTTCATCAGCCAAATTCTAGACAAATCGAAAGTATAACCATAATCTCTTTTCCTTATTTGTGTAGCTCAATGGATCCCTTCGTTTTGAGGAGAAACCCATCTTCAACAGATTATGAGTTTGCAACCTTCATCTTCTTACTTTTAGATGATGCAATCTTCATCTCAACTTCCTTTGAAACCATATCTTCAGGGATTTTGGGTGATgcgtaatgataataataaaaataatctctaattgatttcaatgaatcaaataagaaaaaaataatattttcaaatttattatattattatatttataattattatgattgtat
Coding sequences within it:
- the LOC122014048 gene encoding uncharacterized protein LOC122014048 — encoded protein: MATNQQQITLNVYVNKMKNCVAFVESDLDFVDILFSFLTLPVGTIVRLLKKQSSLGCFDKLYQGVDSKYLATAVCRLMLTKPVNSSGVKCQKLKINIDEIGKLFTCASKICSYRALSYYSSLEHCRCGHHMDRKISYDLNRDYVNYEECRGVFIKGNKFLVTDSLLVESLEHAKSSFVGPYGVWNGLEERSITIEQAQVLQILKRSLISDTPLTDVLLRNEEDIPPRLSVPLPVVKTVAIKASDKENKIYRIKLALVGNRVMYAEAGQDFVDVILSFLTFPLGALKKHLGSRFKIACLNNLYGSAERLASSGFVVEGCEENLLNPKLAPYFNCKHQVIGVEVDKEPLYFACDYRCRLSAKRYNCYSPGHSGMKAKRALLIDPKTSTEGLNFSEGSFCKQITYMVSDELVVTPFSFTPVFSLHRNISEPVKMVELGIDKEEVLDLLDAALSSSTALTDAFFDRANAALG